The following are encoded together in the Montipora foliosa isolate CH-2021 chromosome 12, ASM3666993v2, whole genome shotgun sequence genome:
- the LOC137980001 gene encoding protein dispatched homolog 1-like has translation MDEPHQSNPKTMLKKEETVCGEDDPNETGQDKEESAEQGKKSASTCIRTRYLVVLAEYPYAVFFATLTVVIICGLFSFVSQLNAPALPDFSTPIMGFEPRGTLINKRYRTSLLLGSAAGDNLVATFPMQKLGNLTWNASIGLNVSAITVSKTQNRKKLSDIKSNFRLAMCDSPNVFMKRKITYKMVFASKIYGRDIFDAESLKAVCRMEEKVVRKSKGFKSNCFKTNVLMSECCPSWSVGNYIAALSGRFSCQDISPSDVSAVLSLLRRCAPLFHHGLLKENCWNFNHNLEYPICRTIPRQCVKYNAVYNILYYLTDKEFLSPNGDKLEYTAVLSPAARSRQFSEHMYEKYIKRGQISDGNVKLMGTEFYFLKFDTFNIMLMADIIYPAIAMLIILVIMWFYTESVLLTFLLVLSVVSALVISYFLYMVIFGLEFFPFLNITTLIFLVGIGADDAFVFTDVWRQSKQKNPGASLLCITDDTLRHASLSMFVTSLTTAAAFMANFTSQITTIKCFGIYAGIAILCKFSMMVTWFPAVSVINEKLSVPWSCDNKSLRQKVTLLYRQYVNRLVRYLFDKFLPGIVIKFRFFWIAVFTLLTIAGLEVIIFEPGFQLPTSSDFQMFESSHPLEVYELNLKDKFRFETSPSQGSATFDVDVFWGIKAVDNGNKLNPYDYGYLEWDSAFDIIDSESQKWLMDFCARLRKQTFYARKKGITRYCFLEKYYNQSCNDLLIPELSFYPCCKESSFPFNKTILDSCAILAYYRKERLKYLGEDSTIGSFIYDRQGNIKGVHIRVTTNVHISRAYEPVHHFWQRIESWIKREMETAPHGMNRAWWVSNLEFYDLQKSLSTGTLVSMLIAIVLAFAVMLLTTLNVLVSMYAILTIVGIISVTIGSLVLSGWRLNILESITMSVAVGVSIDFAMHYGVAYCLAPNKECRKARVEYSLSRMGSAITMAALTTFIAGAMMMPSRVLSYLQMGHFLMLVMTLGWAFSTFFFQALCCTIGPQGDWGQFSWSNILSFCCNKGSQNAQPREERGLLVAEIEPTESKVVTGVETKV, from the exons ATGGATGAGCCACATCAAAGTAACCCAAAAACTATGCTAAAAAAAGAGGAAACTGTTTGTGGAGAGGACGATCCGAATGAAACTGGACAGGATAAAGAAGAATCCGCTGAGCAAGGAAAGAAATCAGCGTCGACGTGTATCAGGACAAG ATACTTGGTTGTGTTAGCTGAATACCCATATGCTGTGTTCTTCGCTACTTTAACAGTGGTCATTATTTGTGGACTCTTCTCTTTCGTTTCTCAACTGAACGCACCGGCGCTTCCAGATTTCTCCACCCCGATTATG GGATTTGAGCCACGCGGTACACTGATCAACAAACGATATCGAACAAGTCTTCTTCTGGGATCAGCCGCGGGAGACAATTTAGTCGCCACCTTTCCAATGCAAAAACTTGGAAACCTTACGTGGAATGCCTCAATAGGCTTAAATGTGTCTGCTATTACAGTGTCAAAGACTCAAAACCGAAAGAAGCTAAGCGACATCAAAAGCAACTTTCGTCTAGCCATGTGCGATAGTCCAAACGTCTTTATGAAGAGAAAAATAACTTACAAAatggtttttgcctctaagaTTTATGGTCGGGATATCTTTGATGCAGAAAGTCTCAAGGCGGTTTGTCGCATGGAGGAGAAAGTTGTTCGAAAGTCAAAAGGATTTAAATCAAATTGCTTCAAAACGAATGTATTGATGAGTGAGTGCTGTCCAAGTTGGTCTGTTGGTAACTATATTGCTGCTTTATCTGGAAGATTCTCCTGTCAGGATATATCCCCAAGCGATGTATCTGCTGTTCTGTCTTTGCTAAGACGCTGCGCTCCACTTTTCCACCACGGTTTGCTGAAAGAAAATTGTTGGAACTTCAACCACAATTTAGAGTACCCAATATGCCGAACTATTCCTAGGCAGTGTGTCAAATATAATGCCGTTTACAACATTCTGTACTACCTCACAGACAAGGAGTTTTTAAGTCCAAACGGCGACAAGCTAGAGTATACAGCTGTTCTCTCCCCTGCAGCAAGGAGTCGGCAGTTTAGTGAACACATGTATGAGAAGTACATTAAGAGAGGACAGATTTCGGACGGCAATGTCAAACTAATGGGAACCGAATTCtattttcttaaatttgataCCTTTAACATAATGTTAATGGCGGATATTATTTATCCCGCTATAGCCATGCTGATTATATTAGTTATCATGTGGTTTTACACGGAGTCAGTTTTGTTGACTTTCCTGTTAGTGCTCTCTGTGGTTAGTGCTTTGGTTATTTCATATTTCTTGTACATGGTCATCTTTGGGCTGgagttttttcctttcttgaacaTAACAACTCTCATATTTCTGGTGGGCATCGGAGCAGATGATGCATTTGTCTTCACGGATGTTTGGCGACAGTCAAAGCAAAAGAATCCCGGAGCAAGCCTTCTTTGCATTACCGATGACACTTTAAGACATGCATCGCTGTCGATGTTTGTCACCAGTCTTACGACTGCAGCTGCTTTCATGGCAAATTTCACTTCACAAATAACTACTATTAAGTGTTTTGGAATATATGCTGGTATAGCAATTCTTTGCAAATTCAGTATGATGGTGACGTGGTTTCCAGCCGTTTCCGTCATCAACGAAAAGTTATCTGTTCCTTGGTCATGTGATAACAAGTCTCTCCGGCAAAAGGTCACATTACTGTACCGGCAATACGTGAACCGTCTTGTGCGTTATTTATTTGATAAGTTCCTTCCAGGAATTGTGATAAAATTCCGGTTTTTCTGGATTGCTGTGTTCACGCTTCTTACAATTGCAGGTTTGGAAGTCATCATTTTTGAGCCTGGATTCCAGCTCCCGACATCATCCGACTTTCAGATGTTTGAATCATCGCATCCGTTGGAGGTGTATGAGCTGAATCTGAAAGACAAATTTCGGTTTGAGACCAGCCCCTCGCAGGGAAGCGCTACGTTCGATGTCGATGTTTTCTGGGGAATTAAAGCAGTTGACAATGGAAACAAACTAAATCCTTATGACTACGGGTATTTAGAATGGGACAGTGCCTTTGACATCATCGACAGTGAGTCTCAAAAGTGGTTGATGGACTTCTGTGCAAGACTTCGTAAACAAACATTTTATGCACGAAAAAAAGGTATAACAAGGTATTGTTTCCTGGAAAAATACTACAATCAAAGCTGCAATGATCTATTGATACCCGAACTATCATTTTACCCTTGCTGCAAAGAATCATCGTTTCCATTCAACAAAACAATACTTGATTCATGCGCAATCTTGGCATATTACCGTAAAGAGAGATTGAAGTACTTGGGAGAAGACTCAACTATAGGCAGCTTCATTTATGACAGACAAGGCAACATTAAAGGCGTACACATACGCGTTACCACCAATGTACACATTTCCCGCGCTTATGAACCTGTGCACCATTTCTGGCAGCGCATTGAATCCTGGATTAAAAGGGAAATGGAAACGGCACCACATGGTATGAACAGGGCGTGGTGGGTTAGCAACTTAGAATTTTATGATCTGCAAAAAAGCCTCTCAACGGGAACCCTCGTTTCTATGTTGATCGCCATTGTTTTGGCTTTTGCCGTGATGCTATTGACCACCTTAAATGTTCTTGTTAGTATGTACGCTATTCTAACTATTGTTGGTATTATTTCCGTGACAATTGGTTCTCTAGTTCTTAGTGGTTGGAGGCTTAATATCTTAGAATCCATCACCATGTCAGTAGCAGTGGGCGTCTCCATTGATTTTGCCATGCATTATGGCGTAGCTTACTGTTTGGCACCTAATAAAGAATGCAGGAAAGCTCGCGTGGAGTATTCCCTTTCCCGGATGGGATCTGCTATCACCATGGCAGCCCTTACAACTTTCATTGCTG GTGCAATGATGATGCCGTCCAGGGTCCTGTCCTATTTGCAGATGGGCCATTTCCTCATGCTTGTTATGACTCTTGGCTGGGCATTCTCTACTTTCTTCTTCCAGGCCCTTTGCTGCACTATCGGGCCCCAAGGGGACTGGGGGCAGTTCAGTTGGAGTAACATTTTGTCATTTTGCTGCAACAAGGGATCGCAAAATGCACAGCCGAGAGAGGAAAGAGGACTCTTGGTTGCTGAGATTGAACCCACTGAAAGCAAAGTCGTCACTGGAGTCGAAACAAAGGTTTAA
- the LOC137979430 gene encoding ectonucleotide pyrophosphatase/phosphodiesterase family member 5-like encodes MLLFVALFLQVKFAAGHDGAETVILVSMDGMRWQFIDSRYANTPNLNSLAGNGVKAKCIKTVVPSKTWPNHHSFLTGLYPESHGIVSNNFWDPVYQEKFVLDYDCSNYDPKFYNASEPIWLTLQKNGGQSGLYFWPGFAGYNEKPTFYEKPICNVNCSAVDPKDLPMMRNKTRSGWPPYIHCMVNHSEPPQRRIDKVMDWLKSKNPPRFVAMYFEDPDSTGHSYGIYEEQYKMAMEKVDRDAVGYLINSLKNANLFESVNLIFVSDHSMTNTSSSRLIFLDEFINPDDFQLVEGGAVGHIWAPEDKIDEIYRNLTNTSHPHMTIFKKENIPDSYHWKHNRRIPPIFVDPEVGWVVRKTSAESRQGNWIVGDHGWPPSESMSYSVFFAHGPAFRKGFEMPSFNTVDLYPLMCKLLGIRPITNNGSLENVKMMLKESAQPKGKPTTKGSTPARKPSPENLFAVFCVTFFIAM; translated from the coding sequence ATGTTGCTTTTTGTCGCTTTATTTCTTCAAGTGAAGTTTGCAGCAGGTCATGATGGCGCCGAGACAGTTATCCTTGTTTCTATGGATGGCATGCGATGGCAATTTATCGACAGCAGATATGCAAACACGCCAAACCTAAACTCCCTTGCTGGAAACGGAGTTAAGGCCAAGTGTATCAAGACCGTAGTTCCAAGCAAAACTTGGCCAAACCATCATAGCTTCCTAACAGGTTTGTACCCCGAAAGCCACGGAATTGTTAGTAACAATTTCTGGGACCCGGTGTATCAAGAGAAGTTTGTTCTGGATTATGACTGTTCTAATTATGATCCTAAGTTTTACAATGCCTCCGAGCCAATTTGGTTGACTCTGCAGAAGAATGGTGGTCAAAGCGGACTGTACTTTTGGCCTGGGTTTGCCGGCTACAacgaaaaaccaacattttacgAAAAACCAATTTGCAATGTGAATTGTAGCGCCGTGGATCCCAAGGATTTGCCGATGATGCGGAATAAGACACGAAGCGGCTGGCCTCCTTATATCCATTGCATGGTGAATCACAGTGAACCACCTCAAAGACGAATTGACAAGGTGATGGACTGGCTTAAGTCTAAAAACCCTCCCAGGTTTGTGGCTATGTATTTTGAAGACCCCGACAGCACTGGCCATAGCTATGGGATTTATGAAGAGCAGTATAAAATGGCCATGGAGAAGGTGGACCGTGACGCCGTTGGCTACTTGATAAACAGCCTCAAGAATGCAAACCTGTTTGAATCAGTCAATCTTATTTTCGTGAGCGATCACAGCATGACCAATACCTCATCTTCTCGTCTAATTTTTCTCGATGAATTTATAAATCCTGACGACTTTCAGCTCGTCGAAGGAGGCGCCGTTGGACACATTTGGGCCCCTGAAGACAAAATTGATGAAATATACCGAAACCTCACAAACACAAGTCACCCGCACATGACTATCttcaagaaggaaaacattCCAGACAGTTATCACTGGAAACACAACCGCAGAATCCCGCCAATATTTGTGGACCCGGAAGTAGGATGGGTGGTAAGAAAGACGAGTGCTGAATCTCGTCAAGGAAATTGGATCGTTGGAGATCATGGATGGCCACCATCAGAGTCTATGAGTTATTCTGTATTTTTCGCGCATGGGCCTGCCTTTCGAAAAGGTTTCGAAATGCCTTCATTTAATACTGTCGACCTGTACCCGCTCATGTGCAAGCTCTTAGGTATAAGACCAATCACGAACAATGGTTCTCTAGAAAATGTGAAAATGATGCTTAAAGAGTCTGCCCAACCAAAGGGAAAACCCACCACCAAAGGCAGTACACCAGCAAGGAAACCAAGTCCTGAAAACCTGTTTGCCGTATTCTGTGTCACATTCTTTATTGCAATGTAA
- the LOC137980707 gene encoding uncharacterized protein translates to MSKVAQIYDPIGLASALIIRAKIGLQNLWQTGADWDDKLPSEAQEHWKALFQEITKLNQVSFQRSLLAIGASEEPMLCVFSDASEEAFGACAYIRQRGEDKYMVNLIAAKSRVAPLKRLSIPRLELQAGVLASRLARTIQEEARIKFGDVVFFTDSMIVLAWIHSQSRSIKPFVSARVGDIQNNSDPKRWRHIPGELNVTDNVSSGISVEELNQRWRNGPEFLRLPESEWPQEVSQVLPKKEDMEYRQVKVVGAVKVTKVGEAIDAQRFSNWRKLIRVTAFIRRLAQRVKLKRSEEQLPNGPLTPTELYEAETLWIKEAQQDLHKRLAKGEFDRPSPFLDDKGVIRVGGGVDNAVMTYETRHPALLPYEHAISLLIARHTHQHGHSGVASTTAKIRTRFWILKATKPVKSVKSKCTFCREMTQRVETQLMADLPSLRLLPFTPPFHVSSCDYFGPFKVKIGRNKTAKHYGVIFTCLNTRAVHLEMAVDCPTMDFLQVLRRFFSIRGYPKLMLSDNGSQISN, encoded by the coding sequence ATGAGTAAGGTGGCGCAGATTTATGATCCTATCGGACTAGCATCGGCACTCATCATTAGAGCAAAAATTGGCCTCCAGAACTTGTGGCAGACAGGGGCTGACTGGGACGACAAGCTACCAAGTGAAGCTCAAGAGCATTGGAAAGCGTTATTCCAGGAGATAACAAAGCTCAATCAAGTGTCCTTCCAAAGAAGTCTGTTGGCGATCGGCGCAAGTGAAGAGCCAATGCTATGCGTATTTTCTGATGCGTCAGAAGAAGCCTTCGGAGCATGTGCCTACATACGACAAAGAGGAGAAGATAAGTACATGGTCAATCTTATTGCAGCCAAGTCCAGAGTTGCTCCACTGAAACGCCTATCAATCCCACGTCTAGAACTGCAAGCTGGAGTACTCGCTTCCCGTTTGGCGAGGACAATTCAAGAGGAAGCTCGAATCAAGTTTGGAGATGTTGTGTTCTTCACTGATAGTATGATTGTGCTTGCATGGATTCATAGCCAGTCAAGAAGCATCAAACCTTTCGTATCTGCAAGGGTTGGGGATATTCAAAATAATTCAGACCCGAAAAGATGGAGACACATCCCAGGAGAATTGAATGTAACAGACAACGTGTCCAGTGGCATATCAGTGGAAGAGTTAAATCAGAGATGGCGCAATGGACCAGAGTTCCTTCGACTACCAGAATCAGAGTGGCCCCAAGAAGTATCCCAGGTGCTCCCCAAGAAAGAGGACATGGAGTATCGCCAGGTGAAGGTTGTCGGTGCAGTGAAAGTTACAAAAGTCGGCGAAGCTATCGACGCGCAACGGTTTTCAAACTGGAGGAAGCTAATCAGAGTAACTGCATTTATCAGAAGACTCGCTCAAAGAGTTAAGCTGAAACGTAGTGAAGAACAGCTGCCAAATGGTCCTCTCACACCCACTGAATTATATGAAGCTGAAACACTGTGGATCAAAGAAGCGCAACAGGATCTACACAAGAGACTTGCAAAGGGAGAATTCGACAGACCTAGTCCATTCCTAGATGACAAAGGAGTTATAAGAGTTGGCGGAGGAGTGGACAACGCTGTGATGACATATGAAACACGACACCCTGCCCTTCTTCCGTACGAGCACGCTATTTCACTATTGATAGCCAGACATACACATCAGCATGGTCACAGCGGCGTAGCAAGCACGACAGCGAAGATCCGAACCAGGTTCTGGATCCTGAAAGCAACGAAGCCAGTAAAATCGGTAAAGTCCAAGTGTACTTTTTGCCGAGAGATGACGCAAAGAGTTGAAACTCAACTGATGGCAGATCTACCATCACTTCGACTTTTGCCATTCACACCGCCCTTTCATGTTTCATCATGCGATTACTTTGGTCCATTCAAAGTCAAGATCGGCCGAAACAAAACAGCAAAGCATTACGGGGTAATATTCACATGCTTGAATACCAGGGCTGTTCATCTTGAGATGGCTGTCGACTGCCCCACCATGGACTTTTTACAAGTCTTGCGACGTTTCTTCTCCATCCGTGGCTACCCGAAATTAATGCTGAGCGATAACGGATCTCAAATCTCAAATTAA
- the LOC137980706 gene encoding uncharacterized protein: MVQGFNKDQLSDLCAERGIEWKFTTPASPHQNGCTEALVKTCKGVLKRAIVEQTLTLLERYTCLLEVANLENQRPIGRVPTDPDDGTYLCPNDVLLGRATSHIPQGPFQATRNPRWRVEFIQRIVDSFWKRWGRDVFPSLVPRKKWRVERRNLQVGDVVTVADENAVHGKWIMGKIVDVFPGSYGRIRNVKVKTPKGVYSRPITKIAVIYPVEGYAD, translated from the coding sequence ATGGTTCAAGGTTTCAACAAAGACCAACTGAGTGATCTCTGCGCAGAGAGAGGGATAGAATGGAAATTCACAACCCCTGCATCCCCACACCAAAACGGATGCACGGAAGCTCTTGTCAAGACGTGCAAAGGTGTTTTAAAAAGAGCAATAGTCGAACAAACCCTAACGCTGTTGGAACGGTACACCTGCTTGCTAGAGGTGGCGAATTTGGAGAACCAGCGTCCCATTGGCCGAGTACCTACTGATCCGGACGATGGAACTTATTTATGTCCAAATGATGTGTTGTTAGGCCGCGCAACATCACACATACCTCAAGGTCCTTTCCAAGCCACCAGAAATCCTCGGTGGAGAGTGGAATTTATTCAAAGAATCGTTGATTCTTTCTGGAAACGATGGGGCCGAGATGTATTTCCCTCTCTAGTACCCCGCAAAAAGTGGCGAGTAGAACGTCGAAACCTCCAAGTTGGCGACGTGGTCACAGTGGCAGATGAGAATGCTGTTCATGGAAAATGGATCATGGGAAAGATTGTTGATGTGTTCCCAGGTTCTTATGGAAGAATCCGCAACGTCAAAGTAAAGACGCCCAAAGGCGTTTACAGTCGCCCTATTACAAAGATTGCAGTGATTTACCCTGTTGAAGGCTATGCAGACTAG
- the LOC137980708 gene encoding uncharacterized protein, which yields MTVEMKSRMRATAPLRTGSTNPRSVHHVRGDIGKKGIATRAKCWFCKTSSHWTDQCHSFSALAVDERIKLAKENHVCFACLKPAGRDHGVENCSRRRKCTKTYHGKECTHYHHPLLHRNIPDKIGVASLSSKHEAILPVVTVKIHGQNGLQKKNNALLDSGAQVSLIRESTAAQLGLQGKDTSVTITKVGGEEETIKTKVYKVPVSSINRTEIVSIKAIGIPCISEYVSPVRLKPIAELLGIKSER from the coding sequence ATGACTGTGGAAATGAAATCAAGAATGCGTGCAACAGCCCCCTTGAGAACCGGTTCAACTAATCCCCGCTCAGTTCATCACGTACGAGGAGATATCGGGAAGAAAGGCATCGCGACACGAGCAAAGTGCTGGTTTTGCAAAACTTCCTCACACTGGACGGACCAATGTCATTCGTTTAGCGCTCTGGCCGTTGACGAACGCATCAAGCTGGCCAAAGAAAATCACGTTTGTTTTGCTTGCCTTAAACCGGCAGGAAGAGATCATGGAGTTGAGAACTGCAGTAGACGTCGGAAGTGTACGAAAACGTATCACGGAAAAGAATGCACACATTACCATCACCCGCTGCTTCACAGGAACATTCCTGATAAGATCGGTGTAGCATCTTTGTCCAGCAAGCACGAAGCTATTCTACCAGTGGTAACAGTGAAGATTCATGGTCAGAATGGtcttcaaaagaaaaacaatgcgcTTCTCGACTCCGGAGCTCAAGTCAGCCTTATCAGGGAGTCAACAGCAGCTCAACTGGGACTGCAAGGAAAGGACACCTCAGTTACTATTACCAAAGTAGGAGGAGAGGAGGAAActatcaaaacaaaagtttacaaggTTCCTGTGTCATCAATCAACCGTACGGAGATAGTTTCAATTAAGGCAATTGGCATCCCGTGTATCAGCGAGTACGTGTCACCTGTGCGGCTTAAACCAATTGCCGAGCTTCTGGGAATAAAAAGTGAAAGATAA